A window of Lacibacter sediminis contains these coding sequences:
- the purB gene encoding adenylosuccinate lyase — protein MELQNLTAISPVDGRYRNQLQQLDAYFSEFALIRYRVLVEIEYFLFLSEKKFFKLTPKQKQALKDVVTNFTVAQAQEIKNLESITNHDVKAVEYFLKRELEALNLNDLKEWIHFGLTSQDINNTSIPLSWKEALENELLPSISTLILKLKGFAKDWKNIPLLARTHGQAASPTKLGKEIMVFVERLENQLQQLSALPTSAKFGGATGNFNAHFVAFPKKDWVKFGNEFVETKLGLQRQQYTTQIEHYDNLAAQMDSIKRINTILIDLCRDIWTYVSMDYFKQKIKKGEVGSSAMPHKVNPIDFENAEGNLGIANALFEHLSAKLPVSRLQRDLTDSTVLRNLGVPFAHSILSLKSIDKGLNKLLLNEDKIKQDLENNWAVVAEAIQTILRRENYPNPYEALKELTRGNATITQKSMQAFIKGLKVSAEVKKELSAITPYNYTGVNPKY, from the coding sequence ATGGAACTTCAAAATCTCACAGCCATTTCCCCGGTCGACGGACGTTATCGTAATCAATTGCAGCAACTCGATGCTTATTTCTCCGAATTTGCACTTATCCGTTACCGTGTGCTGGTGGAAATTGAATACTTCCTGTTTCTCTCTGAAAAGAAATTCTTTAAACTCACGCCAAAACAGAAACAGGCTTTAAAAGATGTGGTGACGAATTTCACCGTGGCACAGGCGCAGGAGATCAAAAATCTTGAAAGCATTACCAATCACGATGTAAAGGCTGTTGAATATTTTCTGAAGCGTGAACTGGAAGCACTCAACTTAAACGATTTGAAAGAGTGGATCCATTTTGGCCTTACTTCTCAGGACATCAACAATACTTCGATTCCGTTATCATGGAAAGAAGCATTGGAAAACGAATTACTTCCCTCCATTTCAACATTAATTCTAAAGCTGAAAGGTTTCGCAAAAGACTGGAAAAATATTCCGTTGCTTGCACGCACGCATGGACAGGCTGCATCGCCTACCAAACTTGGTAAAGAGATCATGGTGTTTGTTGAGCGGCTCGAAAATCAATTGCAGCAATTATCTGCATTACCAACATCGGCAAAGTTTGGCGGTGCAACCGGAAACTTCAATGCGCATTTTGTTGCTTTTCCGAAGAAAGATTGGGTGAAATTCGGTAATGAGTTTGTTGAAACAAAACTTGGCCTGCAACGCCAGCAATACACGACGCAGATTGAGCATTACGATAATCTTGCTGCACAAATGGACAGCATTAAACGCATCAACACCATTCTTATTGATCTCTGTCGTGATATCTGGACATACGTGTCAATGGATTACTTCAAACAAAAGATCAAAAAAGGTGAAGTTGGCAGCAGCGCCATGCCGCATAAAGTAAACCCGATCGATTTCGAAAATGCAGAAGGTAATCTTGGTATCGCCAATGCCTTGTTCGAGCATTTATCAGCTAAACTTCCCGTTTCAAGATTACAGCGTGATCTCACCGATTCAACTGTATTACGCAACCTCGGTGTTCCGTTTGCACATTCCATCCTTTCCTTAAAATCAATTGACAAAGGGTTGAATAAACTGCTGTTGAATGAAGACAAGATCAAACAGGATCTAGAAAATAACTGGGCAGTAGTTGCCGAAGCCATTCAAACAATTCTTCGTCGGGAAAACTATCCAAACCCATACGAAGCATTGAAAGAATTGACAAGAGGAAATGCTACTATTACTCAAAAATCAATGCAGGCGTTTATTAAAGGATTAAAAGTGAGTGCTGAGGTGAAGAAAGAATTAAGTGCTATTACGCCTTACAATTACACCGGCGTTAATCCAAAGTATTAA
- a CDS encoding YraN family protein, with protein MAKHLETGRQGEELAVEWLLVQGFVVMHRNWKHSYFELDVVASKDNILHFIEVKTRTTDTYGHPEEGVTAKKLERLMNAGEEFLYQHPEWKRIQYDILSIRLHRYKAPEYFFLEDIS; from the coding sequence ATGGCAAAACACCTTGAAACAGGCAGGCAGGGAGAGGAGTTGGCAGTTGAATGGCTGCTGGTACAGGGTTTTGTGGTTATGCACCGAAACTGGAAGCATTCTTATTTTGAGTTAGATGTAGTTGCTTCAAAAGACAATATTCTTCACTTTATTGAAGTAAAGACAAGAACAACTGATACATATGGTCATCCGGAAGAAGGAGTAACAGCCAAAAAACTGGAACGGTTAATGAATGCCGGAGAAGAATTTCTCTATCAACATCCGGAATGGAAAAGGATACAGTATGACATTCTGAGCATCCGCCTGCACAGATATAAAGCACCGGAGTATTTCTTTTTGGAAGACATAAGCTGA
- a CDS encoding glycoside hydrolase family 127 protein, with protein sequence MFKFFFSAIVLLSLVFDCISQTATLKTFPLADVRLLNSPFKQAQETDKKYILSLNVDRLLAPFLKEAGIETKAISYPNWENSGLDGHIGGHYLSALANMYAATGDAEILRRLTYMIDQLEKCQQKDADGYVGGIPGGKKMWNDVAAGKINAGSFSLNEKWVPLYNIHKLYAGLIDAYNIAGNQKAKTVLIKLSDWFYNITAKLSNEQLQTILRSEHGGMNEAFADVAAITGDKKYLELAKCLSHQIILNPLLQQKDALNGLHANTQIPKVIGFMRIAEITGDSSWANAANFFWNTVVTRRTISIGGNSVREHFHPANDFSSMIETKEGPETCNSYNMLKLSKQLFLAHPSSQYTDYYERTMYNHILSSQHPNGGFVYFTPIRPRHYRVYSQPQMGMWCCVGTGMENHGKYGELIYAHNEKDLYVNFFIPSILNWKEKGLRVEQLTAFPNSEETQLKIIINKPQQFAIVLRYPSWLKDGKLKAYVNKKEVLLKKNADSYVSISRTWKTGDVLSIQLPMEIKAEFLPDSSSWVSFVRGPIVLAAATDTTGTTGLKADDSRMGHIANGPSYSIEDAPMIITGSKKNITSLKSVTGKAFTYTASDLIYPAKYKSLQLVPFYTLHDTRYMLYWRYATPAQLESIKEEIRKKEEVQLVLEKITVDQVAPGEQQPESDHNFKGEQTESGVHKDRHWRTAKKWFSYELKNTDAAARILRITYFGQDRNRLFDIYVNNVLLQTVELNGSKGDQFFDVDYELPAEVAKEKLIAVKFVAKEKSTAGGIYYVRLVK encoded by the coding sequence ATGTTTAAGTTTTTTTTCAGTGCCATAGTTTTGTTGTCTCTCGTTTTTGATTGTATTTCACAAACTGCAACATTAAAAACATTCCCACTTGCTGACGTACGCTTGTTGAATAGTCCTTTTAAGCAGGCGCAGGAAACAGATAAAAAATATATACTGTCACTTAATGTGGATCGTTTGCTGGCTCCCTTTTTAAAAGAAGCAGGTATTGAAACAAAAGCCATCAGTTACCCCAACTGGGAAAACAGCGGACTCGATGGACATATTGGTGGACATTATCTGTCTGCATTGGCAAACATGTATGCAGCAACAGGTGATGCAGAAATATTGAGAAGACTTACCTACATGATCGATCAGCTGGAGAAATGCCAGCAAAAAGATGCAGATGGTTATGTGGGCGGTATTCCCGGTGGAAAAAAAATGTGGAATGATGTAGCTGCAGGAAAGATCAACGCCGGAAGTTTTTCGTTGAATGAGAAGTGGGTACCTCTTTACAATATTCATAAGTTGTATGCCGGATTGATTGATGCTTACAATATTGCCGGTAATCAAAAAGCAAAGACAGTTCTGATAAAACTCTCCGATTGGTTTTATAACATCACAGCTAAACTCAGCAACGAACAGTTGCAAACAATTCTCCGTAGCGAACATGGCGGCATGAACGAAGCCTTTGCTGATGTGGCTGCTATCACAGGCGATAAAAAATACTTAGAACTGGCCAAATGCTTATCTCATCAAATAATATTGAATCCGTTGCTGCAACAGAAAGATGCACTCAATGGATTACATGCAAATACACAAATACCCAAAGTTATCGGCTTTATGCGCATTGCAGAAATAACCGGCGACAGCAGTTGGGCCAATGCAGCCAACTTTTTCTGGAATACAGTTGTAACCCGCAGAACAATTTCTATTGGTGGTAACAGTGTGCGGGAACATTTTCATCCTGCTAACGATTTCTCTTCCATGATCGAAACAAAAGAAGGCCCTGAAACCTGCAACAGTTACAATATGCTCAAGTTATCGAAGCAATTGTTTCTTGCACATCCTTCTTCACAATACACGGATTATTATGAAAGAACGATGTATAATCATATTCTTTCTTCGCAACATCCCAATGGTGGCTTTGTTTATTTCACACCCATTCGTCCACGCCATTACCGTGTGTATTCACAACCGCAAATGGGCATGTGGTGTTGCGTTGGTACAGGTATGGAAAATCATGGTAAGTATGGCGAGTTGATCTATGCACACAATGAAAAAGATCTTTATGTCAACTTTTTTATTCCTTCCATTCTCAACTGGAAAGAAAAAGGATTGCGTGTTGAACAGTTAACAGCTTTCCCAAACAGTGAAGAAACACAATTGAAGATCATCATTAATAAGCCGCAACAGTTTGCAATCGTATTGCGTTACCCATCATGGTTAAAAGACGGAAAGCTGAAAGCATACGTAAATAAAAAAGAAGTGCTGTTGAAGAAGAATGCAGATTCTTATGTATCGATTTCACGCACATGGAAAACAGGTGATGTGTTATCCATTCAATTACCTATGGAAATAAAAGCAGAGTTTTTACCAGACAGTTCTTCGTGGGTAAGTTTTGTTCGTGGACCAATAGTGTTGGCAGCTGCAACAGATACCACCGGTACAACAGGATTGAAAGCTGATGATAGTCGCATGGGGCATATCGCTAACGGACCTTCATATTCAATTGAAGATGCACCAATGATTATTACGGGTAGCAAAAAAAATATAACATCTCTAAAGTCGGTAACGGGTAAGGCATTTACCTATACAGCTTCCGATCTTATTTATCCGGCAAAATATAAAAGTCTGCAGCTGGTTCCTTTTTATACATTACATGATACACGTTACATGTTGTATTGGCGCTATGCAACTCCTGCACAACTGGAATCGATAAAAGAAGAGATAAGAAAAAAAGAAGAAGTGCAATTGGTATTGGAGAAAATAACTGTCGACCAGGTCGCCCCCGGTGAGCAGCAACCGGAATCTGATCATAACTTTAAAGGTGAGCAAACAGAATCGGGTGTGCATAAAGACCGTCATTGGCGTACTGCAAAAAAATGGTTCAGCTACGAGTTAAAAAATACAGATGCTGCTGCACGCATACTTCGTATTACTTATTTCGGGCAAGACAGGAATCGCTTGTTTGATATTTATGTAAATAATGTGTTGTTGCAAACAGTTGAGCTGAATGGTTCAAAAGGCGATCAGTTTTTTGATGTGGATTATGAATTGCCTGCAGAAGTGGCAAAAGAGAAATTGATCGCAGTGAAATTTGTTGCAAAAGAAAAGTCAACGGCAGGCGGTATTTATTATGTGCGGTTGGTGAAATAG
- a CDS encoding acyl-CoA carboxylase subunit beta, translating to MDIQFNKNDDVMKLSLTEMRKRLQKIYEGGGKKSIEKQRERNKLTARERIGYLRDADKPFIEIGAFAGYEMYAEQGGCPAGGTVAGIGYVSGRQCVIVANDQTVKAGAWFPISGKKNLRLQEIAMENRLPVIYLVDSAGVFLPMQDEIFPDKEHFGRIFRNNARMSAMGITQIAAVMGACVAGGAYLPIMSDETLMVEGNGSIFLAGPYLVKAAIGEDIDAETLGGATTHTEISGIADYKFKTEQECLDEVKKLMSKLGEKRKAGFDRVAEKLPKKKVEELYGLFPADGKPYDMLEIIERIVDDSDFDQFKQDYGKTIVCGYARIDGWAVGIVANQRTIVKNRKNEMQLGGVIYNDSADKAARFILNCNQKKIPLVFLQDVTGFMVGSRSEHSGIIKDGAKMVNAVANSVVPKITIVIGNSYGAGNYAMCGKAYDPRFIYAWPTAKIAVMGGDQAAKTLLQIQVAAMKAKGKEVSAEEEKKLLDEIKGRYETQTTPYYAAARLWVDEIIDPIETRNVISEGIHAANHNPDLDDLKVGVFQV from the coding sequence ATGGATATTCAGTTCAATAAGAATGATGATGTAATGAAATTATCGCTTACCGAAATGCGGAAACGTCTGCAAAAGATCTATGAAGGTGGCGGTAAAAAATCAATAGAAAAACAACGGGAAAGGAACAAGCTAACTGCACGTGAACGCATCGGATATCTCCGTGATGCAGATAAACCATTTATTGAGATCGGCGCTTTTGCGGGCTATGAAATGTATGCGGAGCAAGGTGGTTGTCCGGCTGGAGGCACCGTTGCAGGTATTGGTTATGTGAGCGGAAGGCAATGTGTGATCGTAGCGAATGATCAAACGGTAAAAGCCGGTGCATGGTTTCCCATCAGCGGTAAAAAGAATTTAAGGTTGCAGGAAATAGCAATGGAGAATCGATTGCCGGTGATTTATCTGGTTGATAGCGCCGGCGTGTTTCTTCCCATGCAGGATGAAATTTTTCCCGACAAAGAACATTTCGGTCGCATCTTTCGCAACAATGCAAGAATGAGTGCAATGGGTATCACACAAATTGCTGCGGTAATGGGGGCATGTGTTGCCGGCGGTGCTTACTTGCCTATCATGAGCGATGAAACATTAATGGTGGAAGGGAATGGCTCTATCTTTTTGGCCGGGCCATATCTGGTGAAAGCAGCCATTGGTGAAGATATTGATGCTGAAACATTAGGAGGCGCCACTACGCATACAGAAATATCAGGCATTGCTGATTACAAATTCAAGACTGAGCAGGAATGTTTAGATGAAGTAAAGAAATTGATGAGTAAGCTCGGTGAAAAAAGAAAAGCCGGTTTCGATCGGGTTGCTGAAAAGCTTCCGAAAAAGAAAGTTGAAGAATTATATGGTTTGTTTCCTGCAGATGGAAAGCCTTATGATATGCTTGAGATCATTGAGCGTATTGTTGACGACAGCGACTTTGATCAGTTTAAACAGGATTACGGTAAAACAATTGTTTGCGGTTATGCACGTATTGATGGTTGGGCAGTTGGTATTGTCGCTAATCAGAGAACCATTGTAAAGAACAGGAAAAATGAAATGCAGTTAGGCGGCGTGATCTATAACGATAGTGCTGATAAAGCTGCCCGTTTTATTCTCAACTGTAATCAAAAGAAAATACCATTGGTGTTTTTGCAGGACGTAACCGGTTTTATGGTCGGCAGCAGAAGCGAACATAGTGGCATTATTAAAGATGGTGCGAAGATGGTGAATGCAGTTGCCAACAGTGTTGTGCCAAAGATCACCATCGTTATAGGCAATTCGTATGGTGCTGGTAACTATGCGATGTGCGGCAAGGCTTATGACCCACGTTTTATCTATGCATGGCCCACTGCAAAAATTGCGGTGATGGGTGGCGACCAGGCAGCCAAAACATTATTACAAATACAGGTGGCTGCTATGAAAGCCAAAGGCAAAGAAGTGAGTGCAGAGGAAGAAAAGAAATTACTGGATGAAATAAAAGGCAGGTACGAAACACAAACAACACCTTACTATGCAGCTGCACGATTATGGGTAGACGAAATTATTGATCCAATTGAAACCAGGAACGTGATTAGTGAGGGAATTCATGCAGCCAATCACAACCCGGATCTGGATGATTTAAAAGTGGGTGTGTTTCAAGTATAG
- a CDS encoding family 43 glycosylhydrolase has protein sequence MNVTYSTRIVAMFCAVVLYAGVASAQYNAYLFTYFTGNAKADEQIKFAISKDGYNFRALNGNKPVIQSSTISETGGVRDPHILRGADGKTFYMVVTDMVSANGWNSNRAMVLLKSTDLINWSSSVINMQKRFAGNDSLLRVWAPQTIYDPKAKKYMIYWSMKHGKGADIIYYAYANASFTDLETEPKQLFFSPTNGSCIDGDIIFKDGKYHLFFKTEGEGAGIKIAVSDKLTEGYVLQDKYVQQTKDPVEGAGVFKLNNGEGYILMYDVYTKGKYQFTKTKDLKTFTVIDQEVTMNFHPRHGTVMPITSAEAERLMKKWGAAEDVLGNAASKQIKKINTRVDTVNKTVYLSVKTGTNLKAFDPAFRLLPATTVSPVTPQDFSKGAVKYVVSIKGQQPQTWKVVAQENHNPVLEGYFADPDVLYSQKTKKYYIYPTSDGFDGWSGTYFKAFSSTDLVSWKDEGVILDLLKDVSWAKRNAWAPCIIEKKLNGQYKYFYYFTAAQKIGVAVADDPAGPFKDMGKALIDKKPEGVRGGQEIDPEVFTDPKTGKSYLYWGNGYMAVAELNEDMISLKPETLATIKVDRTFREGTTVFFRNGLYYFMWSEDDTRSENYRVRYGTSTSPLGPITIPADNLVIAKDPSTGIYGTGHNSILQIPGKDEWYIVYHRFNYPKGITMGSAAGFNREVCIDKMEFNPDGSIKLVKPTHAGVKPIQ, from the coding sequence ATGAATGTGACTTACAGTACGAGAATAGTAGCGATGTTTTGCGCAGTTGTTTTATATGCAGGCGTCGCCTCTGCACAATACAACGCTTACCTGTTCACTTATTTTACCGGTAATGCAAAAGCTGATGAACAGATCAAGTTCGCCATCAGTAAAGATGGCTATAATTTTCGTGCATTGAACGGTAATAAGCCGGTTATTCAATCTTCGACAATCAGTGAAACTGGTGGTGTGCGTGATCCGCATATTCTTCGTGGTGCCGATGGTAAAACATTTTACATGGTGGTAACCGATATGGTTTCTGCGAATGGATGGAACTCCAACAGAGCAATGGTGTTGCTCAAGTCAACTGATCTGATCAACTGGTCGTCGAGCGTCATCAATATGCAAAAACGTTTTGCTGGCAACGATAGTTTGTTGCGTGTATGGGCACCACAAACCATTTATGATCCAAAGGCGAAGAAGTATATGATCTATTGGTCGATGAAGCATGGCAAAGGTGCTGATATCATTTACTATGCCTATGCAAATGCTTCGTTCACCGATCTGGAAACAGAACCCAAGCAATTGTTCTTCAGCCCAACAAATGGTTCATGCATTGATGGTGATATTATTTTTAAAGATGGTAAATATCATCTCTTCTTTAAAACAGAAGGCGAAGGTGCAGGAATAAAAATAGCAGTATCAGATAAGTTAACAGAAGGGTATGTGTTGCAGGATAAATATGTGCAGCAAACAAAAGATCCGGTTGAAGGTGCAGGTGTATTTAAACTGAACAATGGCGAAGGATATATTTTGATGTATGATGTGTACACAAAAGGGAAGTATCAATTCACAAAAACCAAAGATCTGAAAACATTTACGGTGATTGACCAGGAAGTAACCATGAACTTTCATCCACGGCATGGAACTGTAATGCCAATTACATCTGCAGAAGCAGAACGTTTGATGAAGAAGTGGGGAGCAGCAGAAGATGTGCTTGGAAATGCTGCATCAAAACAAATCAAGAAGATCAACACAAGAGTTGATACAGTTAACAAAACAGTTTATCTCTCCGTAAAAACGGGTACAAATCTCAAAGCATTTGATCCTGCGTTCAGGTTATTGCCTGCAACAACTGTTTCGCCTGTAACGCCACAGGATTTTTCGAAAGGCGCTGTAAAGTATGTGGTGAGCATTAAAGGACAGCAACCGCAAACATGGAAAGTAGTTGCGCAGGAAAATCACAACCCTGTACTCGAAGGTTACTTTGCCGATCCGGATGTGTTGTATTCGCAGAAAACAAAAAAGTATTATATCTATCCAACAAGTGATGGGTTTGATGGATGGTCAGGAACTTATTTCAAAGCTTTTTCATCAACTGATCTGGTAAGCTGGAAAGATGAAGGCGTGATCCTTGATCTTCTTAAAGATGTAAGCTGGGCCAAACGTAATGCATGGGCGCCTTGTATTATTGAAAAGAAATTAAACGGGCAGTACAAATACTTTTATTATTTCACTGCGGCACAAAAAATTGGTGTTGCTGTTGCCGATGATCCTGCAGGTCCATTTAAAGATATGGGCAAAGCATTGATCGATAAAAAACCTGAAGGCGTTAGAGGCGGACAGGAAATTGATCCCGAAGTGTTCACTGATCCAAAAACAGGTAAGAGCTATTTGTATTGGGGTAACGGCTATATGGCTGTTGCAGAATTAAATGAAGATATGATTTCGCTGAAACCAGAAACCTTGGCGACGATCAAAGTTGACAGAACATTTCGTGAAGGAACAACTGTTTTCTTCCGCAACGGTTTGTATTATTTTATGTGGAGCGAAGATGACACGAGAAGTGAAAACTATCGTGTGCGTTACGGCACTTCCACATCGCCGTTAGGACCAATTACTATCCCTGCAGATAATTTAGTAATTGCAAAAGATCCTTCAACCGGTATCTATGGTACGGGACATAACTCTATTCTGCAAATTCCAGGTAAAGACGAGTGGTATATTGTATATCATCGTTTCAATTATCCAAAAGGAATTACCATGGGCAGTGCTGCCGGTTTTAACCGTGAAGTTTGTATTGATAAAATGGAGTTTAATCCGGATGGCAGTATTAAGTTGGTGAAGCCTACACATGCGGGTGTGAAACCCATTCAGTAA
- a CDS encoding DUF6580 family putative transport protein: MKLNKTFVFTLLALIVVAALYRILPNRPLGFAPQIAIALFAGSVIKDKKYAFALPILSMFISDAFYQVLYNAGLTSIQGFYGGQLTNYILFAGLTVIGFFINQKKAWQIGLGALAGPTVYFFVSNFLVWIGGGGYHHPKTMEGLMLTLTDGIPFYTGSLYATAVFCTMFFGGYALLTAKELKTAKA; the protein is encoded by the coding sequence ATGAAGTTGAATAAAACATTCGTTTTTACATTATTAGCACTCATAGTTGTGGCTGCCCTTTATCGCATTTTACCGAACCGTCCGTTGGGCTTTGCACCACAAATTGCTATTGCGCTGTTTGCAGGTTCGGTGATCAAGGATAAGAAATATGCCTTCGCATTACCTATCCTCAGCATGTTCATCAGCGATGCCTTTTACCAGGTTTTATATAACGCAGGGCTCACATCGATACAGGGTTTTTATGGCGGTCAGCTCACTAATTATATTTTATTTGCAGGCTTAACTGTGATTGGTTTCTTCATCAACCAAAAGAAAGCATGGCAGATCGGCTTAGGCGCTTTGGCCGGTCCAACAGTTTATTTCTTCGTAAGTAATTTCCTGGTGTGGATCGGCGGTGGTGGTTATCATCATCCAAAAACAATGGAAGGATTGATGCTTACATTAACTGATGGTATTCCGTTTTACACAGGTAGCCTCTACGCAACAGCTGTATTCTGCACCATGTTCTTTGGTGGATATGCATTGTTGACGGCGAAAGAATTGAAAACAGCGAAGGCGTAA
- a CDS encoding glycoside hydrolase family 16 protein, translating into MIVQNIKFLFLLLLIGACNRHTAVKTKQTTVTPDGYTLVWADEFNSSGKPDSANWNYEYGFVRNEELQWYQPENASVGNGLLLIEARKEEKPNPGYKENSRSWRTNRPTIQYTSSCLLTRGKQSWLYGRFELRAKIGISKGMWPAWWTLGIDKGWPGNGEIDIMEYYRGMLLANIACLGSDRKAQWFSNTFKTDSLGGEAWASKFHVWRMDWTEEFIALYCDEQLLNKVTLDKLMNKDGSGFNPFKQKHYMLLNLAMGGMNGGDITGTTFPQKFEIDYVRVYQKK; encoded by the coding sequence ATGATCGTACAGAATATTAAATTCCTTTTTTTGTTATTGCTCATTGGGGCATGCAACAGACATACAGCAGTAAAAACGAAACAAACAACTGTTACGCCAGATGGTTATACATTAGTGTGGGCAGATGAGTTTAACAGTAGTGGCAAACCCGATTCAGCGAACTGGAATTATGAATATGGGTTTGTGCGCAATGAAGAGTTACAATGGTATCAACCAGAGAATGCAAGTGTTGGAAATGGTTTGTTGCTGATCGAAGCAAGGAAAGAAGAAAAACCAAATCCCGGTTACAAAGAAAACAGCAGAAGCTGGCGTACAAACAGGCCAACCATTCAGTACACTTCTTCCTGTTTACTAACAAGAGGAAAGCAAAGCTGGTTGTATGGTCGTTTTGAATTGCGTGCAAAGATCGGCATCAGTAAGGGTATGTGGCCCGCATGGTGGACATTGGGAATTGATAAAGGTTGGCCGGGCAATGGCGAGATCGATATTATGGAATATTACCGGGGGATGTTGCTGGCGAATATTGCTTGCTTAGGCAGTGATCGTAAAGCGCAATGGTTCAGCAATACATTTAAAACAGATTCATTAGGCGGAGAGGCTTGGGCAAGTAAATTTCATGTTTGGCGAATGGATTGGACAGAAGAGTTTATTGCATTGTATTGCGATGAGCAGTTGTTGAATAAAGTAACTTTAGATAAGTTAATGAATAAGGATGGCAGCGGCTTTAATCCCTTCAAACAAAAGCATTACATGTTGCTGAATCTCGCCATGGGTGGAATGAATGGCGGAGATATTACAGGAACAACCTTCCCGCAGAAATTTGAAATAGATTACGTTCGGGTTTACCAGAAGAAATAA
- a CDS encoding DUF2264 domain-containing protein has product MSRILIVIICCFLSTSLNAQTYASERQWWLQQMDKMARPVLSNLAEGTLKDKMPVELAKSVDNAANRSAVSYLEAFGRTLSGIAPWLNSEAGSADEIALRKQYRLWTLKAIKNAVNPQSKDYLKWDGGQPLVDASFVALGLVRCPWLWQNLDSATKQQVVTVFKKTRATVPVYSNWLLFTGMIEAFFCKYGMEYDPVRIEFAVREFANHWYTGDGLFSDGMSFHMDYYNSIVIHPYLAAIVETINNSNKKYQWYAPQLLRINKRYAEIQERSINADGSYPVIGRSIVYRGGVFHHLADIALRKQLPESLTPAQIRSALAAVVKKTMDAPGTYTKEGWLSIGLYGSQPSLADVYITTGSLYICSNIFLPLGLPETDEFWSAAPQPWTSVKVWSGQDVKADHAMDAH; this is encoded by the coding sequence ATGAGCCGGATATTGATTGTAATTATTTGTTGCTTTTTGTCAACGTCGTTAAATGCGCAGACTTATGCAAGCGAAAGGCAATGGTGGCTGCAGCAAATGGATAAAATGGCGAGACCTGTTCTTTCAAATCTTGCTGAAGGAACATTGAAAGACAAAATGCCGGTGGAGTTGGCGAAGTCGGTTGACAATGCAGCTAACCGCAGCGCTGTATCTTATCTTGAAGCGTTTGGAAGAACATTAAGCGGCATCGCTCCATGGCTTAATTCAGAAGCAGGATCAGCTGATGAGATTGCGTTGCGTAAGCAATACCGTCTATGGACTTTAAAAGCAATTAAAAATGCAGTAAATCCCCAATCAAAAGATTATTTGAAATGGGATGGTGGACAACCGTTGGTAGATGCATCTTTTGTTGCATTGGGTTTGGTTCGCTGTCCGTGGCTTTGGCAAAATCTTGATAGTGCAACAAAGCAACAGGTAGTTACAGTTTTCAAAAAAACAAGAGCTACAGTTCCTGTTTATTCGAACTGGCTGTTGTTTACCGGGATGATCGAAGCTTTTTTTTGTAAGTACGGAATGGAGTATGATCCGGTACGTATTGAATTCGCAGTTCGTGAGTTTGCCAATCATTGGTATACCGGTGATGGGTTATTTTCTGATGGAATGAGTTTTCATATGGATTACTATAACAGCATTGTTATCCACCCTTATCTCGCCGCAATTGTTGAAACGATCAATAACAGCAATAAAAAATACCAATGGTATGCACCACAACTGTTGCGCATTAATAAGCGTTACGCTGAAATACAGGAAAGAAGTATCAATGCTGATGGAAGTTATCCTGTGATCGGTCGTTCAATTGTTTATCGTGGTGGAGTATTTCATCACCTGGCTGATATTGCGCTGCGAAAGCAATTGCCTGAATCATTAACGCCTGCACAGATCCGGTCTGCATTAGCTGCAGTCGTTAAAAAAACAATGGATGCCCCCGGCACTTATACAAAAGAAGGATGGTTGAGTATTGGTTTGTACGGATCACAACCGTCACTTGCAGACGTATACATTACCACCGGCAGTCTTTATATCTGTTCGAATATTTTTCTTCCATTGGGATTGCCTGAAACAGATGAGTTTTGGTCTGCAGCACCTCAGCCATGGACCTCAGTAAAAGTTTGGAGTGGTCAGGATGTAAAAGCTGATCATGCAATGGATGCACATTGA